The Desmonostoc muscorum LEGE 12446 genome includes a region encoding these proteins:
- a CDS encoding beta strand repeat-containing protein produces the protein MNYLLIFLCIFSGIIPCYLFATTPAVAQIIPDQTLPNNSIVPLNCTNCEIIGGTIVGKNLFHSFEIFSIPTNGVAYFQNTANIQNIISRVTGQSPSIIDGLIRTDAANLFFINPNGIIFGPNALLNVSGSFIASTANKIKFVDGTEFLAAPTQVNPLLTISVPVGLGFGEVPGKIINQANTLDSFYYPLGLQVSSAKTLGLIGGEVALEGGFLTTPGGRIELGSVSGNSFVNLTPIDKGWMLGYEGVQNFQDIMLSQAAYAGSSDFLGADVQIQGRRITITQSSQVNSIARTGGESGNFKIRALEELELLGTLEDFLPTGIFNQVEGEVTGEGKTLTIETRRLVVQGGAQVSTTTYGIDRGVDLSIKASESIELSGISNSPFLEEVIPSGLFARVEQTAIGNGGVLAIETGKLLVQGGAQVSTDTFGAGNAGELRVIAFESVTVEGRTPDGLKGSGLFAQVSEGATGNGGNLIINTQKLNVLGGAQISTSARSGGKGGTLTINAADSIILSGTALIAKATPDDKNRSNILVSAEPEATRDAGELNITTNTLTVENGARISADNFGSSQGGTATINVRQLLIRNGGEVRAGSFSDGSGGTLTVNATESVDVIGTGTIGGEEIPSTLFSEAQGSGRAGSLFVNTPILNVREGGEVTVSATGTGAAGNLTANANTIRLNQGKLTAETNAGEGANIRLENLEFLALQNQSLISAQAFNDASGGNISINAPDGFVVGSFNQNNDIVANAFQGKGGNININAQSIFGLAQRPSTPLNNTNDIDASSQFGLTGTVTINTPDVDPSRGLVELPSNFTDASQQIVSSCNPGSSARRSSFTLTGRGGIARSPMEPFQGEVSTARWITLDTINTRQNNNVINETPQSPTPEIVEAQGWIVDKNGTVSLVAEVPNITPSGLSVSSRVCSVK, from the coding sequence ATGAATTATTTATTGATTTTTTTATGTATATTCAGTGGAATAATTCCATGCTATTTATTTGCTACTACACCAGCTGTGGCGCAAATAATTCCAGATCAAACTTTACCTAATAACTCTATCGTTCCACTAAATTGTACAAATTGTGAAATTATCGGTGGAACGATAGTTGGCAAGAACCTATTTCATAGCTTTGAGATATTTTCTATTCCTACAAATGGCGTTGCCTATTTCCAAAACACCGCCAATATTCAGAACATTATTAGCCGTGTTACAGGCCAATCTCCGTCAATAATAGATGGATTAATTCGCACTGATGCAGCTAACCTATTTTTCATTAATCCTAATGGAATTATTTTTGGCCCCAACGCCTTGCTTAATGTTAGTGGTTCCTTTATTGCCAGTACAGCTAATAAAATAAAATTTGTTGATGGAACTGAATTTTTAGCCGCACCAACTCAAGTTAATCCTCTACTGACTATCAGTGTGCCTGTAGGTTTAGGTTTTGGTGAAGTGCCAGGGAAAATTATTAATCAAGCTAATACACTAGACTCATTTTACTATCCTCTTGGTCTGCAAGTATCCTCAGCTAAAACCTTAGGACTTATTGGTGGCGAAGTAGCCTTAGAGGGAGGCTTTTTAACAACACCAGGAGGAAGAATTGAGTTAGGTAGTGTCTCAGGTAACAGTTTTGTCAACCTAACACCTATAGATAAAGGTTGGATGTTAGGTTACGAGGGTGTGCAAAATTTTCAAGATATCATGCTGTCTCAAGCAGCCTATGCTGGTTCCAGTGATTTTCTCGGTGCTGATGTTCAAATCCAGGGAAGGCGCATTACCATAACTCAAAGTAGTCAAGTGAATTCCATAGCTCGAACTGGCGGAGAATCAGGTAATTTTAAGATACGTGCTTTGGAGGAATTAGAATTACTAGGGACATTAGAAGATTTCTTACCAACAGGTATATTCAATCAAGTTGAAGGGGAAGTTACAGGCGAAGGAAAGACTCTCACTATTGAAACTAGGCGTTTAGTTGTGCAAGGCGGCGCACAAGTTTCAACTACTACTTACGGCATAGACAGAGGAGTAGATTTGTCAATAAAAGCTTCAGAGTCTATTGAACTGTCAGGAATCTCAAACTCACCTTTTTTGGAGGAGGTTATACCAAGTGGTTTATTTGCCAGAGTAGAACAAACAGCTATAGGTAATGGTGGAGTATTAGCAATTGAGACTGGAAAGCTGCTGGTTCAAGGAGGGGCACAGGTGTCAACTGATACTTTTGGCGCAGGTAATGCTGGAGAATTGAGGGTTATAGCATTTGAGTCAGTAACAGTTGAAGGGAGGACACCAGATGGCTTAAAAGGTAGTGGTTTGTTTGCTCAAGTTAGTGAAGGCGCTACAGGTAACGGTGGCAATTTAATTATTAACACTCAAAAGTTAAATGTTTTGGGTGGAGCGCAAATTTCCACATCTGCACGCAGTGGCGGAAAAGGAGGAACTTTAACTATCAATGCTGCTGATTCTATTATCTTGAGTGGAACTGCACTCATAGCCAAAGCAACACCAGATGATAAAAATAGAAGTAACATCCTCGTTTCTGCTGAACCAGAAGCTACCCGCGATGCTGGAGAGTTAAACATTACTACCAATACTCTGACTGTCGAAAATGGAGCCAGAATATCAGCAGACAATTTCGGTTCCAGTCAGGGAGGTACTGCCACAATAAACGTGAGACAATTGCTAATTCGCAATGGCGGGGAAGTCAGAGCCGGCTCATTTAGTGATGGCTCAGGCGGAACTTTGACTGTCAATGCTACTGAGTCTGTAGATGTGATTGGTACTGGAACCATTGGCGGTGAAGAAATACCCAGTACGTTATTTTCCGAAGCTCAAGGAAGCGGTAGAGCTGGAAGTTTATTTGTCAACACACCAATTTTGAATGTCCGTGAGGGAGGAGAAGTCACCGTCAGCGCCACAGGTACTGGTGCAGCAGGGAACTTAACTGCAAACGCCAACACTATTCGCCTCAACCAAGGAAAACTCACCGCAGAAACCAATGCTGGTGAAGGTGCAAATATCAGGTTAGAAAACCTAGAATTTTTAGCGTTGCAAAATCAAAGTCTGATTTCTGCCCAAGCTTTCAATGATGCTAGTGGAGGTAACATTAGCATTAACGCACCTGATGGCTTTGTTGTTGGTTCTTTCAATCAAAATAATGATATTGTCGCTAATGCTTTTCAAGGAAAAGGTGGCAATATTAATATTAATGCTCAAAGTATTTTTGGTTTAGCACAACGCCCATCAACGCCGCTAAATAACACTAATGATATTGACGCTAGTTCTCAGTTTGGTTTAACAGGTACAGTCACAATTAATACGCCTGATGTAGACCCCAGTCGCGGCTTAGTAGAGTTACCTAGCAATTTTACTGATGCGTCACAACAAATTGTCTCTAGTTGTAATCCCGGAAGTTCCGCTAGACGTAGTTCTTTTACCCTCACAGGACGGGGAGGAATTGCCCGCAGTCCGATGGAACCATTTCAAGGTGAAGTATCTACAGCACGATGGATAACATTAGATACGATAAATACTCGTCAAAACAATAATGTAATTAATGAAACTCCTCAATCTCCCACACCGGAAATAGTCGAAGCCCAAGGCTGGATTGTCGATAAAAATGGTACTGTATCTCTAGTAGCTGAAGTCCCAAATATTACGCCGAGTGGTTTGTCTGTTTCTAGTCGTGTTTGCTCGGTCAAGTAA
- a CDS encoding CHASE2 domain-containing protein, translating into MDKLVVLKLGAGSFEAGFPITLQIGDENARPNVEITSELPPNSDIPVYYHQWQSIYCKLKFSGRPIGIPKPSKQTHSLEDCQQAADTLRVHLNTWLSSHTFRPIREKWLEKLLPEDHIRVLLQTNDLRLQKLPWHLWDLLERYPKAEIALSAPSYEQVNRNSPPKSQVKVLAILGNSQGIDIQADSQRLKELPHANIIFLVEPSSKDLTDQLWEQDWQILFFAGHSATDKSGDAGKIDINQTESLTITQLKYALRKAVERGLHLAIFNSCDGLGLAREFADLQIPQIIVMREPVPDRVAQEFLKYFLEAFARGESLYLAVREARERLQGLESQFPCATWLPVIYQNPAAMPLFWQELHVNQNSQVTSVPEISTRGGINLRQALSVVMFTSIVIIPLLMGVRYFGLLQSWELMAFDHLLRLRPQERPDSRILVITVTEEDVQAQSRDRRGSLSDEALGKLLAKLETYQPRVIGLDIYRDYAVQPAYPELTAQMKKSDRFVAVCQVSDPQTTKPGIKPPPEVAADALGFSDIVIDADNVVRRHLLALTPPPSSPCTAPYALSVQLTLRYLYDKGIKLQFTADDAWQLGKLTFKPIETHTGGYQSIDALGHQILLNYRSFSNLEAIAPRITLQQALAGQLQADTVKDRIVLIGTTAESFRDYSLTPYASSQGKPQEIAGVFLQAQMVSQLLSAALDSRPLLGTWHIWGEVMWVWGWAIVGGLLTIYLRQVIYFSLAVGAAFLTLYIFCLILLILYSCWVPLVPAAIALGGSAVILGVMKPIQLG; encoded by the coding sequence TTGGACAAGTTAGTAGTTTTAAAGTTAGGCGCAGGAAGTTTTGAGGCGGGATTTCCGATAACTCTGCAAATTGGTGATGAAAATGCTCGTCCCAATGTAGAAATTACTAGCGAATTACCACCAAACTCAGACATTCCCGTTTATTACCATCAATGGCAGTCTATTTACTGTAAACTCAAATTTTCTGGTCGTCCTATCGGTATTCCTAAGCCATCAAAACAAACCCATTCCTTGGAAGATTGCCAACAAGCTGCGGATACTTTGAGAGTTCATTTAAATACCTGGCTATCTTCCCATACTTTTCGCCCAATCCGCGAAAAATGGCTGGAAAAACTTCTACCAGAAGACCATATCCGTGTACTACTACAAACCAATGACCTGAGATTGCAAAAACTTCCTTGGCATTTGTGGGATTTGCTAGAACGCTATCCAAAAGCCGAAATTGCTCTGAGTGCGCCTAGTTATGAACAAGTCAATCGCAACTCACCACCTAAATCGCAGGTGAAAGTTTTAGCTATTTTAGGTAATAGTCAAGGAATTGATATCCAAGCTGATAGTCAGCGGCTGAAAGAGTTACCTCATGCAAATATTATCTTCTTAGTTGAGCCATCAAGTAAAGACTTGACTGACCAACTATGGGAGCAAGACTGGCAGATTTTGTTCTTCGCTGGCCATAGCGCTACTGATAAAAGCGGTGATGCAGGGAAAATTGATATTAATCAAACAGAGAGTTTGACAATTACTCAGTTAAAGTACGCTTTGCGGAAAGCAGTGGAACGGGGTTTACATCTGGCGATTTTTAACTCTTGCGATGGTTTGGGTTTGGCGCGGGAGTTTGCAGATTTGCAGATACCGCAAATCATCGTCATGCGAGAACCTGTTCCTGATAGGGTGGCGCAAGAATTTCTCAAGTATTTTTTAGAAGCTTTTGCCCGTGGTGAATCTTTATACTTAGCAGTCAGAGAGGCGCGAGAACGGTTGCAAGGGCTAGAAAGTCAATTTCCCTGCGCTACTTGGTTGCCTGTAATTTATCAAAATCCAGCAGCGATGCCTCTATTCTGGCAAGAATTACACGTCAATCAGAATAGTCAAGTAACTTCTGTACCCGAAATCTCCACTAGGGGAGGTATCAATCTACGACAAGCTTTGTCTGTGGTGATGTTTACCAGCATAGTCATAATACCACTGTTAATGGGGGTACGGTATTTTGGTTTACTGCAATCATGGGAATTAATGGCATTTGACCACCTGCTGCGTCTGCGTCCCCAGGAAAGACCAGATTCGCGCATACTGGTAATTACTGTCACCGAAGAAGATGTACAAGCCCAATCTCGTGATAGACGGGGGTCTTTATCAGATGAGGCTCTTGGTAAGTTGTTGGCAAAATTAGAGACATATCAACCACGGGTCATTGGTTTGGATATATACCGAGATTATGCTGTGCAGCCAGCTTATCCAGAGTTGACTGCACAAATGAAAAAAAGCGATCGCTTTGTGGCAGTATGTCAAGTTAGTGACCCCCAAACTACCAAACCAGGCATCAAACCACCACCAGAAGTTGCTGCCGACGCTCTCGGTTTCAGTGATATCGTCATCGATGCCGATAATGTAGTACGCCGTCATTTATTGGCGTTAACTCCCCCTCCTTCATCTCCCTGTACTGCACCTTATGCCTTAAGTGTGCAGTTGACATTACGCTATTTATATGATAAAGGAATTAAGTTACAATTCACCGCTGATGATGCATGGCAACTAGGAAAGCTAACCTTTAAACCCATCGAAACTCACACCGGAGGCTACCAAAGTATTGATGCTTTAGGACACCAAATTCTCCTCAATTATCGCTCTTTTTCTAACTTAGAAGCGATCGCACCCCGCATTACCCTACAACAAGCACTCGCTGGACAACTCCAAGCCGATACAGTCAAAGACCGGATAGTTTTAATTGGCACAACAGCCGAAAGCTTTCGTGATTATTCATTAACTCCCTACGCCTCCTCTCAAGGAAAACCACAGGAAATAGCAGGAGTATTTTTACAAGCACAGATGGTTAGCCAGTTATTAAGTGCGGCTTTGGATAGCCGACCTTTGTTAGGGACTTGGCATATATGGGGTGAAGTGATGTGGGTATGGGGTTGGGCTATTGTCGGGGGCTTGCTAACAATCTATCTCCGACAAGTAATTTATTTCAGCTTGGCAGTTGGGGCGGCATTCCTGACTTTGTACATTTTTTGCCTAATATTGTTAATACTATACAGTTGTTGGGTTCCTTTAGTACCTGCGGCGATCGCTTTAGGAGGTAGTGCTGTCATCTTAGGCGTCATGAAACCTATCCAGCTAGGATAA
- a CDS encoding DUF928 domain-containing protein: MKSFQFTIALAIVFTSNISYPLQLHALPVNNHLASVKFIPPPPPPDRSATGSRGGAASRGCNTANQTVTALVPTYQQTLKQSEQMVVPIIQVWGLTNSEHPDFFFFVPYDASSIANIEFVLKDETSNKSQTLYRTYLTPPESPGIISVHLPPSATLSEVGKMYHWFFKVRVQCDQKQPMKLDYVNGWVQRVNQNSTLTEQFKQASIEQKARLYAANGVWYDAIMTLAKLRFTNPKNHTLLANWTTLLHSIGLEEIANKPLINCCKPRFNNTN; this comes from the coding sequence ATGAAAAGCTTTCAATTCACCATAGCCTTGGCGATAGTATTTACTAGTAACATATCCTATCCTTTACAGCTCCACGCTCTACCAGTTAATAATCATCTCGCCTCAGTCAAATTTATCCCACCACCTCCACCACCAGACCGAAGTGCAACCGGTTCTAGAGGTGGGGCTGCAAGTCGTGGATGCAACACAGCTAATCAAACGGTAACGGCCTTAGTACCAACCTATCAACAGACTCTTAAGCAAAGTGAGCAAATGGTTGTTCCCATAATTCAAGTTTGGGGTTTAACAAACTCTGAACATCCTGACTTCTTCTTTTTTGTTCCCTACGATGCCTCATCTATAGCCAACATAGAGTTTGTTTTAAAAGACGAGACAAGCAATAAAAGTCAGACTTTATACAGAACTTACCTGACACCACCAGAATCACCAGGAATTATTAGCGTTCATTTACCCCCTAGTGCAACTTTATCGGAGGTGGGAAAAATGTATCACTGGTTTTTTAAGGTACGAGTTCAATGCGACCAAAAACAACCGATGAAACTGGATTATGTAAATGGTTGGGTGCAAAGGGTTAACCAAAATTCAACATTAACAGAACAATTTAAACAAGCATCAATTGAACAAAAGGCAAGACTTTATGCCGCAAATGGTGTTTGGTACGATGCGATTATGACTTTGGCAAAATTACGTTTTACCAATCCCAAAAATCACACTTTACTAGCAAATTGGACAACTTTGCTCCATTCAATTGGCTTAGAAGAAATAGCCAATAAACCACTGATTAATTGTTGCAAACCCCGTTTTAATAATACTAATTAA
- the rpiA gene encoding ribose-5-phosphate isomerase RpiA, with translation MTAAADPVKLMKQEVGKAAAALVKSGSIVGLGTGSTTAYTIQFLGDRLKSGELKDIIGIPTSFQSEVLAKEYGVPLATLDAVDHIDIAIDGADEVDPQKNLIKGGGAAHTREKVVDYLAEQFIVVVDSGKLVDRLGSSFAVPVEVIPMAITPVTNAIKKLGGKPELRMGVKKAGPVITDQGNFVLDVRFDSIEDPANLEKTLNNIPGVLENGIFVNCVDLVLIGEVKDGQPLVRQL, from the coding sequence ATGACCGCAGCAGCAGATCCCGTAAAGTTGATGAAGCAAGAAGTTGGCAAAGCCGCCGCCGCCTTAGTAAAGTCGGGTTCGATTGTCGGGTTGGGTACGGGGTCAACTACAGCATACACAATTCAGTTTTTGGGCGATCGCCTCAAGTCTGGTGAACTCAAAGATATCATTGGTATACCTACCTCGTTTCAGTCAGAGGTGCTAGCGAAGGAGTATGGTGTTCCTCTCGCCACCTTAGACGCTGTTGACCACATCGATATCGCCATTGATGGGGCAGATGAAGTCGATCCCCAGAAGAATTTGATTAAAGGCGGTGGTGCAGCACATACCCGCGAAAAAGTCGTAGATTACCTAGCAGAACAGTTTATCGTCGTAGTAGATAGCGGTAAGTTAGTAGACCGCTTGGGTTCTAGTTTCGCTGTACCCGTGGAAGTGATTCCGATGGCAATTACTCCTGTAACCAATGCCATTAAAAAACTCGGTGGTAAACCAGAACTCCGCATGGGTGTCAAAAAAGCCGGTCCGGTAATCACTGACCAAGGGAATTTTGTCTTAGATGTCAGATTTGACTCTATTGAAGATCCAGCCAACTTAGAAAAGACGTTGAATAACATTCCCGGTGTTTTGGAAAATGGGATCTTCGTTAACTGCGTCGATTTAGTTTTAATTGGTGAAGTCAAAGATGGTCAGCCATTAGTGCGGCAACTGTAA
- a CDS encoding EF-hand domain-containing protein: MISELLKKKLAVLFQGLDVDKNGFVEREDFDQITANFARIRGWEPGSSDYENLHNQLISMWEDYWIDADINKDNKVSLDEWIESYSKQYAVDKDSSAAAWQEPMATLFKVIDIDDDEKIYVEEYKQLLTAFGFNASGYEKIFQKLDTNGDGYISKQEYLQLIKEFCGENPEATGNLFYGYY; this comes from the coding sequence ATGATCAGTGAATTACTTAAAAAGAAATTGGCAGTTCTTTTTCAAGGCTTAGATGTCGATAAAAACGGCTTTGTAGAGCGAGAAGATTTTGATCAGATTACTGCTAATTTTGCGCGGATACGTGGTTGGGAACCTGGTTCATCTGATTATGAAAATCTGCATAATCAGCTGATATCAATGTGGGAAGATTACTGGATTGATGCCGATATTAATAAAGATAACAAAGTTTCTTTAGATGAATGGATTGAAAGTTACAGCAAGCAATACGCTGTAGATAAGGACTCTTCAGCAGCAGCTTGGCAAGAACCGATGGCGACTTTGTTTAAAGTAATAGACATCGATGATGATGAGAAAATTTATGTAGAAGAATACAAACAGTTGCTTACGGCATTTGGTTTTAACGCCAGTGGATACGAAAAAATTTTTCAAAAACTCGATACCAACGGTGACGGTTATATCTCCAAACAAGAATATTTACAGCTGATAAAAGAATTCTGTGGGGAGAACCCCGAAGCTACTGGAAACTTGTTTTATGGTTATTACTGA
- a CDS encoding EF-hand domain-containing protein, translated as MVSELIKKKLTVFFRGLDVDKNGFVEPEDFDQIASNFAGIRGFEPGSSDYESLHNQVISIWKNYWINADINQDNKVSLDEYLETCNQQFVADNDSSAAAWQEPMATLFEVIDIDDDEKIAVEEYKQLLTAFGFNASGYEEIFQKLDANGDGYISKQEYLQLLKEFCGENPEAPGNFFFGYY; from the coding sequence ATGGTATCTGAACTAATCAAGAAGAAATTGACAGTTTTTTTCCGAGGCTTAGATGTCGATAAAAACGGATTTGTAGAGCCAGAAGACTTTGATCAGATTGCTAGTAATTTTGCGGGGATACGTGGTTTTGAACCTGGATCATCTGATTATGAAAGTCTGCATAATCAGGTAATTTCTATCTGGAAAAATTACTGGATTAATGCCGATATTAATCAAGACAACAAAGTTTCATTAGATGAATACCTTGAAACTTGCAATCAGCAATTTGTTGCAGATAATGATTCTTCAGCAGCAGCTTGGCAAGAACCAATGGCGACTTTGTTTGAAGTAATAGACATCGATGATGATGAGAAAATTGCTGTGGAAGAATATAAGCAGTTGCTCACGGCATTTGGTTTTAACGCCAGTGGGTACGAAGAAATTTTTCAAAAACTCGATGCGAACGGTGACGGTTATATTTCCAAACAAGAGTATTTACAGCTGTTAAAAGAATTCTGTGGTGAGAACCCAGAAGCTCCTGGAAATTTCTTTTTTGGTTATTACTGA
- a CDS encoding chitin binding peritrophin-A domain-containing protein, producing MKKFVLLVISAFLVIVAVSGLLLNKTQAEPVGSCPADDGSSAIVVHLPHDTRCDVYYRCQQGVPILMPCPDGTYFNAKLEVCDWPEDSGCTPQE from the coding sequence ATGAAGAAATTTGTTTTACTTGTGATTTCTGCTTTTCTGGTAATTGTAGCTGTCTCAGGACTCTTGCTTAACAAAACCCAGGCAGAACCAGTGGGATCTTGCCCTGCCGATGATGGCTCAAGTGCCATTGTTGTACATCTTCCTCATGACACAAGATGTGATGTTTACTATAGATGTCAGCAAGGAGTCCCTATACTTATGCCATGTCCCGATGGAACATACTTCAATGCTAAATTGGAAGTTTGTGACTGGCCTGAAGACTCAGGTTGTACACCACAAGAGTGA
- a CDS encoding chitin binding peritrophin-A domain-containing protein, whose protein sequence is MKKFFLLVISAFLVIVAVSGLLLNKTQAVPVGVCPPLVPEYTVHLPDSERCDSFYKCDNSGPVFFACPAGLYFNPELEVCDWPQNVDCRTP, encoded by the coding sequence ATGAAGAAATTTTTTTTACTTGTGATTTCTGCTTTTCTGGTAATTGTAGCTGTCTCAGGACTCTTGCTTAACAAAACCCAGGCAGTACCAGTAGGAGTTTGCCCTCCTTTAGTTCCTGAATACACTGTACATCTTCCTGATAGTGAAAGATGTGATTCGTTCTATAAATGTGATAACTCAGGCCCTGTATTTTTTGCATGTCCCGCTGGTTTATACTTCAATCCTGAATTGGAAGTTTGTGATTGGCCTCAAAACGTAGATTGTAGAACACCATAG
- a CDS encoding DUF7948 domain-containing protein, with product MQNNRFVARNCSLTYFKKGLMQTFQKIVTGFCLLLLLWSNCNQQAFASSQSPTSQATNTAPIITAYGNLPLSFQPNFGQTDEQVKFLSRGQGYTLFLTQSEAVLALSKSDSKQQLSSSNNVAQGTELKLQWLGSNSNIQPTALQPLPGKVNYFVGSNPQQWHTDIPTYAQVQYSSLYPGIDLVYYGNQGQLEYDLIVAPKADPNLIKLKIEGAQQLQIDQQGQLLMHTPHGVLQQHKPVVYQIIDGQKQLIEGNYVLSNQQEVEIALANYDHEQPLVIDPVIVYSTYLGSGGADVAKQIAVDTLGNAYIIGETASTNFPSKNALQSTGVGAFDVFVTKLNPHGNGLVYSTYLAGSDTDYGGSIAVDLLGNAYITGTTASSDFPLKNAFQSALKGSLDGFITKLNSSGNHLAYSTYLGGSGSEGSYGIVVDTLGNTYVTGATTSSDFPRKNAFQTTKAGGIDVFVTKLNPNCDALIYSTFLGGNGDDVAIDIAISSLGNAYVTGVTTSSNLPLKNAYVGVAGGQNDAFVTKFDLDGDHLVYSTYLGGSGNDYGASIAVNTLGNAYVVGTTNSTNFPLNNALQNVSGGQNDVFVTKFDLGGNGLVYSTYLGGSDKDNGTAIDVDTLGNAYIIGTTASSNFPKKNAFQNTFGGIQDAFVTKINSLGNALVFSSYLGGSGYDQGRAITLGLLGNIYVTGATASTNFPKKNAFQSSNAGSADAFITKISP from the coding sequence ATGCAAAATAACAGATTTGTTGCTAGAAATTGTTCTCTAACCTATTTCAAAAAAGGACTGATGCAGACTTTCCAAAAAATTGTGACTGGCTTTTGTTTATTGCTATTGCTATGGTCTAATTGCAATCAGCAAGCCTTTGCCAGTAGCCAATCACCAACTTCCCAGGCAACAAATACAGCCCCAATAATTACCGCTTATGGTAATTTGCCTTTGAGTTTTCAACCAAACTTTGGTCAAACTGACGAGCAGGTAAAATTTCTCTCTCGCGGTCAAGGCTATACATTATTTCTCACTCAATCAGAAGCAGTATTAGCACTCTCCAAATCAGATAGTAAACAACAATTATCTTCGTCTAACAATGTTGCCCAAGGCACAGAACTGAAATTACAATGGCTAGGCAGTAACAGCAATATTCAGCCAACAGCATTACAGCCATTACCAGGAAAAGTTAACTATTTTGTTGGTAGTAACCCCCAACAATGGCACACAGATATACCGACATATGCACAGGTGCAGTACAGCTCGTTATATCCGGGCATTGACTTAGTTTACTACGGCAATCAAGGGCAATTAGAGTATGACTTAATAGTTGCACCAAAGGCAGATCCGAATCTAATCAAACTGAAGATAGAAGGAGCGCAGCAACTACAAATTGATCAACAGGGACAGCTATTGATGCACACCCCTCATGGAGTGTTGCAACAACACAAGCCAGTGGTGTACCAAATTATAGATGGTCAAAAGCAGCTAATAGAAGGAAATTATGTGCTGTCAAATCAGCAAGAAGTAGAGATAGCTCTTGCTAATTATGACCACGAGCAACCATTAGTCATCGACCCTGTGATAGTGTACTCTACCTACTTAGGCAGTGGTGGGGCTGACGTTGCTAAACAGATAGCCGTGGATACTTTAGGCAATGCTTACATTATTGGGGAAACAGCTTCTACTAACTTCCCCAGCAAAAATGCCTTGCAAAGTACTGGTGTAGGCGCTTTTGATGTGTTTGTCACCAAGCTCAACCCCCACGGTAATGGTCTAGTTTACTCCACTTACCTTGCAGGTAGTGACACAGACTATGGCGGTTCTATCGCTGTAGATCTTTTAGGTAATGCATACATTACAGGTACTACAGCTTCTAGCGATTTCCCACTCAAGAATGCTTTTCAGAGTGCATTGAAAGGATCTCTTGATGGGTTTATCACTAAGCTCAACTCATCCGGTAATCATCTAGCTTACTCTACTTACCTGGGAGGTAGTGGTAGTGAAGGTAGCTACGGAATAGTTGTAGACACTTTAGGTAATACTTATGTAACTGGTGCTACTACTTCTAGTGACTTTCCACGAAAAAATGCTTTTCAAACTACAAAGGCTGGTGGTATTGATGTATTTGTGACGAAGTTAAACCCAAATTGCGATGCTCTAATTTACTCTACTTTCTTGGGAGGCAATGGTGACGATGTTGCCATTGATATAGCTATCAGTAGTTTAGGCAATGCTTATGTCACAGGGGTTACTACTTCTAGTAACTTGCCACTCAAAAACGCCTATGTTGGTGTAGCAGGTGGTCAAAACGATGCCTTTGTCACCAAATTCGATTTAGACGGCGATCATTTAGTTTACTCCACTTATCTAGGGGGCAGTGGCAATGACTATGGTGCATCTATAGCTGTCAACACTTTAGGCAATGCATATGTAGTAGGAACTACTAACTCTACTAACTTTCCGCTGAATAATGCTTTGCAAAATGTCTCAGGTGGTCAAAATGATGTCTTTGTCACCAAGTTTGACTTAGGGGGAAATGGATTAGTCTATTCTACCTACTTAGGTGGTAGTGACAAAGACAATGGCACAGCTATAGATGTGGACACTTTAGGCAATGCATACATCATAGGTACAACAGCTTCTAGCAATTTCCCGAAAAAGAATGCTTTCCAAAATACATTCGGTGGCATTCAAGATGCCTTTGTCACTAAAATTAATTCTTTAGGTAATGCTTTAGTTTTTTCCAGTTATTTAGGAGGCAGTGGTTACGATCAAGGCAGAGCAATAACTCTAGGTCTTTTAGGCAATATATACGTTACAGGTGCCACAGCTTCTACCAACTTCCCCAAAAAGAATGCTTTTCAAAGTTCTAATGCTGGATCTGCTGATGCATTTATTACAAAGATTTCTCCTTAA